The Synchiropus splendidus isolate RoL2022-P1 chromosome 1, RoL_Sspl_1.0, whole genome shotgun sequence genome includes a window with the following:
- the btc gene encoding probetacellulin isoform X2, producing MLHLLCASHERHGGRDGMENVNRLYVGLLTALALCKYSQASWNGTREPASPTESLCHHRSNGNNCTEQKTPSCRCHDGYDGARCEYLIPAWLTDKKQIITYCAIAGLVVLILFIVFICIHAHRRSRRRGMRRQREGTRNGTEKLHMMDTNATHSIAESAEPTHTNSV from the exons ATGCTCCACCTGTTGTGTGCTTCCCATGAGCGCCACGGCGGCAG AGACGGCATGGAGAACGTCAACAGACTTTATGTGGGACTTCTAACAG CCCTGGCTCTGTGCAAATACTCTCAGGCCAGTTGGAACGGCACCAGGGAGCCTGCCAGTCCCACAGAGTCCCTCTGCCATCACCGTAGCAACGGAAACAACTGTACAG AACAGAAGACGCCATCTTGCAG GTGCCATGATGGGTACGATGGGGCCAGATGTGAATATCTCATCCCCGCATGGTTGACAGATAAAAAGCAGATCATCACCTACTGCGCCATTGCAGGACTTGTggtcctcatcctcttcattgttttcatctgcATCCATGCACA TCGCAGGTCCAGACGTCGTGGGATGCGAAGGCAGCGAGAAGGAACGAGGAACGGCACAGAAAAGCTTCATATGATGGACACCAATGCAACACACTCAATCGCTGAGTCTGCAGAACCGACTCACACCAACTCTGTGTGA
- the btc gene encoding probetacellulin isoform X1: MLHLLCASHERHGGRDGMENVNRLYVGLLTALALCKYSQASWNGTREPASPTESLCHHRSNGNNCTVTTATTETPWSGHFSECPKELQYYCIHGDCRYVTEQKTPSCRCHDGYDGARCEYLIPAWLTDKKQIITYCAIAGLVVLILFIVFICIHAHRRSRRRGMRRQREGTRNGTEKLHMMDTNATHSIAESAEPTHTNSV; this comes from the exons ATGCTCCACCTGTTGTGTGCTTCCCATGAGCGCCACGGCGGCAG AGACGGCATGGAGAACGTCAACAGACTTTATGTGGGACTTCTAACAG CCCTGGCTCTGTGCAAATACTCTCAGGCCAGTTGGAACGGCACCAGGGAGCCTGCCAGTCCCACAGAGTCCCTCTGCCATCACCGTAGCAACGGAAACAACTGTACAG TCACTACAGCCACGACAGAGACGCCGTGGAGCGGCCACTTCTCTGAATGTCCAAAGGAACTGCAGTATTACTGCATTCACGGAGATTGTCGTTACGTTACAGAACAGAAGACGCCATCTTGCAG GTGCCATGATGGGTACGATGGGGCCAGATGTGAATATCTCATCCCCGCATGGTTGACAGATAAAAAGCAGATCATCACCTACTGCGCCATTGCAGGACTTGTggtcctcatcctcttcattgttttcatctgcATCCATGCACA TCGCAGGTCCAGACGTCGTGGGATGCGAAGGCAGCGAGAAGGAACGAGGAACGGCACAGAAAAGCTTCATATGATGGACACCAATGCAACACACTCAATCGCTGAGTCTGCAGAACCGACTCACACCAACTCTGTGTGA
- the gng10 gene encoding guanine nucleotide-binding protein G(I)/G(S)/G(O) subunit gamma-10 — protein MTSNSNLSSMRRLVEQLKLEASVERIKVSQAAAELQQYCLQNASKDALLVGVPTGSNPFREPRSCNVV, from the exons ATGACTTCAAATTCTAACTTATCATCGATGAGACGGCTGGTGGAGCAACTGAAGCTGGAGGCCAGTGTGGAGAGAATAAAG GTGTCACAGGCAGCCGCAGAGCTCCAGCAGTACTGTCTGCAGAACGCCAGCAAAGATGCCCTCCTGGTGGGAGTGCCCACCGGCAGCAACCCGTTCCGAGAACCGAGGTCCTGCAATGTGGTCTGA
- the nxnl2 gene encoding nucleoredoxin-like protein 2: MVEVFSGRTLLNKDGDSVDPEEALRNKVVGIYFSAGWCPPCRDFTPILCDFYTELVEESEPPAQFEIVFVSSDKSTDDMVEYYHDMHGDWLALPWTDDYKHELKQRYKITAVPKLVIVKNNGDVITDKGRKQIRDRGVACFATWLDAAEIFQNFKG, translated from the exons ATGGTGGAAGTCTTCTCTGGTAGAACTCTGTTGAATAAAGACGGGGATAGTGTGGACCCCGAAGAGGCGCTGAGGAACAAAGTGGTGGGCATTTACTTCTCGGCCGGATGGTGCCCACCGTGTCGAGACTTTACCCCCATCCTGTGCGACTTTTACAcggagctggtggaggagagtgaGCCACCGGCCCAGTTCGAGATCGTGTTTGTGTCCTCTGACAAGTCAACTGACGACATGGTGGAGTATTACCACGACATGCACGGCGACTGGCTCGCTCTGCCGTGGACTGACGACTATAAACA TGAGTTGAAGCAGCGCTACAAGATCACAGCGGTGCCCAAACTGGTGATTGTGAAGAACAACGGCGATGTGATCACAGACAAGGGCAGGAAGCAGATCAGAGACCGAGGCGTGGCCTGCTTCGCCACCTGGCTGGATGCTGCGGAGATCTTCCAGAACTTTAAGGGCTAG